In Desulfocurvibacter africanus subsp. africanus DSM 2603, the DNA window CCTGGGATTGGAACATAGTAGTAGGCATCACTGATGATGACTTGCTCAGCAAAGCCAGGCAGCGCATTTACATTGTCAGCGCCGTGGCTGCAACGGCCCTGCTCGGCCTGGCCGCGCTGCTGGCCATGGGCGTGGTGCGCACCGTGGCCAAGCCGCTGCACCGTCTGGAAGCCTATACGCGCGAAGTGGCCACAGGCAATTTCAATGCGACCATCGACTATTCCGGCCGGGATGCCATTGGCGAAACCATCGAGGCCGTGCGTACGATGGTGGCCGAAATGAAGCACAAGCTTGGCTACGCCCGCGGCATTCTCGACGGCATGACCACGCCCTGTCTTGTGGTGGATACGAGCGAGCGCATTACGTTTATCAACAAAGAATGTCTCGCCATGCTCCAGCTCGATGGTCCGCCGGAACGTCACCACGGCGAGCTTATGTCTCAAGTCTTTTATAACGATCCCACGCGCCAGACAGTAGTGGGCAAAAGCATGAAAACCGGCGAGATTACACGTAATCTGGACGTTCAGATCAAGGGCCACAAGGGTGGGCTCGTGCATGTGCTGGCCAACATCGCACCTCTGGCGGACCTGGACGGTAAAATCATCGGCGGCTTCTGTATCTACGTGGATCTGACCACCATCAAAGAGCATGAAACGCAAATCCATCAACAGAACGAACGCATCGCCCAGGTGGCTCGCGAAGCCGACCACATCTCCGAAATCGTCTCCTCTGCCGCCGAAGAGCTTTCAGCTCAGGTGGAGCAGGCCAGCCGAGGCTCCGAAATCCAGAGCAGTCGCGCCGGAGAAACCGCCACGGCCATGGAGCAGATGAACGCCTCGGTGCTTGAGGTCGCCAAGAGCGCTTCCAATGCTGCCGAAAGCGCGGACCAGGCCAAGGAGAAAGCCGCGGCAGGCGAGGCCAAGGTGCGTCAGGTCATCGCGGCCATCTCCGAAGTCGACCGGCAGGCCGCCACTCTGCAGCAGTACATGAGCGAACTCGGTCAGCGGGCCGATGGCATCGGCCAGATCATCACGGTCATCGAGGACATTGCTGACCAGACCAACCTGCTGGCGCTCAACGCGGCCATTGAGGCCGCCCGCGCCGGTGACGCGGGAAGAGGCTTCGCGGTCGTGGCTGACGAAGTGCGCAAACTGGCCGAGAAGACCATGAACGCCACGAAAGAGGTGGCCTCGGCCATTGCCTCCATTCAACAGGGAGCTTCGAAATCCATCGAAGCCACGCGCTCGGCGACCGAGGCGGTAGGACGATCCACTCGCCTGGCCGAGGAATCGGGCCAAGCCATGCACGAGATCGTACGCATCGCCGATGCGACGGCCGGGCAGGTGCAATCCATCGCCACGGCCAGCGAGGAGCAATCCGCGGCCAGCGAAGAAATCAACCATGCCGTGGAAGAGATCAACCGCATATCCTCCGAGACAGCCGACGGCATGTCCCAGTCCGCCAAGGCCGTATCCGACTTGGCTAAACAGGCCTTGGAGCTCAAGCGACTAATCGAGGGGTTGAACGAATAAGGCGGGATGGGTAGTGCGGAAATGAACGTATAATTTGTAATAATTAGAGGGCCGGGCGAGGTTGAATCCTCTCCCGGCCCTTATTGCTTAAGATGCCAGCGAACCCGCGTCAGTCAAGAAAACCAGGCTCGGCCACTGCCATGGTCAGCCGCCCCAGGGTCTTGTAAGTCACTGTCTTCGCGGTGTTCAAGAGCTGTTCGCCATACTCCCTGGCCCATGTGGCGATGTGCTCGCCGTGGAAAGCGCGAGCCGTGGCCAGCAGGCTTTCCCGTTCGGCATCCGGCAGTTCGGCGCTACGCAGGAGCACGCTAAGGAAAGCCAGCTCAAAGCCCAGGTGGTCAGGGGCGGACATGAGTTTCCAATGCGCCTCACACTCCAATTCAG includes these proteins:
- a CDS encoding methyl-accepting chemotaxis protein, yielding MPKALSFNTKLLLSTIGVVIVSIIILTSVNLWQSNQSLTNLGLSTIGAVGDTLYRDIEIQHQLTQEKVHADLATLERELSNIGLLFLNKRQAQTMTIVNQVTQAQETAEVPSMFVGGNRIDDHHLVDRVQQMAGGTATVFQVLPGKLLRISTNVRKTNGDRAVGTYIPESSPVYQAVMRGETYLGRAFVVNAWYVTAYKPIKDIQGEIAAVLYVGRPIMNPQNRKLIIEASMGGKGQAFVYNTQGEILLHPDESMVGKRIEDQSFGDRLLSVTNGYVDYDSEGQHTLAYARYFEPWDWNIVVGITDDDLLSKARQRIYIVSAVAATALLGLAALLAMGVVRTVAKPLHRLEAYTREVATGNFNATIDYSGRDAIGETIEAVRTMVAEMKHKLGYARGILDGMTTPCLVVDTSERITFINKECLAMLQLDGPPERHHGELMSQVFYNDPTRQTVVGKSMKTGEITRNLDVQIKGHKGGLVHVLANIAPLADLDGKIIGGFCIYVDLTTIKEHETQIHQQNERIAQVAREADHISEIVSSAAEELSAQVEQASRGSEIQSSRAGETATAMEQMNASVLEVAKSASNAAESADQAKEKAAAGEAKVRQVIAAISEVDRQAATLQQYMSELGQRADGIGQIITVIEDIADQTNLLALNAAIEAARAGDAGRGFAVVADEVRKLAEKTMNATKEVASAIASIQQGASKSIEATRSATEAVGRSTRLAEESGQAMHEIVRIADATAGQVQSIATASEEQSAASEEINHAVEEINRISSETADGMSQSAKAVSDLAKQALELKRLIEGLNE